DNA from Agarilytica rhodophyticola:
TATGGCCAAGTGTAAATAGACGTATACTATCGGGATATAGTGTATGTATGTTCCCACTACGAATAAGTTGATCAATACGCTCGGGGGTGTTGTAGTGTTGATGTAAAATATCGCTCAGCGCATCGTCATCATAGTGGTGATTATTAAAACAATAGACCGTGTGATAGGCGCTTTTATTTTTAACTAACAACATGGTTTTTGTTTGATTTTCTTTTTCGGATATCATTATCATCATTCCTTTTGTTTTTAGCATAATATTGTGCTTCATTCACGCTTCACTTACCGCTAAGATCAAGCAAATGAGGCGCTGTTTTTATATTTTTTGGGATAGGTTAATGACGGAGTAATATCTAATGCGTGTTGTCTTTTTTTAGTGTGTATTTGCGTGATCCATCGCTGTCTCTAGAGGAAATAATAGTATGCCCTTTAGATTTTAAAGTGCTTATAGCGCCCCTCACGCTATGTTTCTGCCAGGAGGTGGCCTCGCATAAAGCCTTAAGCGTTGCCCCTTCTTTGGCGCTCACAAGCTGGAGAATAATATCATTCTTGCTTGTTCTAGTTTTCTCCTTAGGTGCAAGGCCAATGGCTTTAAACCCATTGGCGTTAATAGTGTGGTCACCGTTCTTCTCGTCAATAAATTTTTTTTTGAGCAGGCTGTTAATAACACGCGACTCGATGCCTTTATTGATAGTGTTCGGCAGTGGATAAATCGAGCCTGTTTCTCTTTGCGCCGCGTTAGATAAAATGGTGGTTTGTGTATTTGTAAGTTTTATCATGATAGATATCTCTTTATTTTTACTCATAAGTTTGAGACGATGAAGGGCTACATGTTGTAGCCGCTCTCTTATGATGTTGTTTATACTCATTCTTTTTATTTAGTATTTAGCCGCGTTTCCTGGCGCATATTCGCCTTCTTTAAATACTCTATCGGTAAGATGCTTTAGTAATTCGGCGTAATCGGTAATGTCGGTCACATGTCCCCAATGTATTTTGTCTTGATTAACGTTAAAGAATTCATCGCTGTGCTGTTGCAGGCGTTGTAGCGCCTTATCAATCTGATTTTTTTTAGCGGTAAACGTTGCTTTGGGGCTTTTGGGTTCGTCAAAATTAATCATTATATTTGCCTTTTGTATTGCGTGTTTGTAGGGACATTAACCCTTCAACTGCCGAACACATCAAGTGGTTTTTTATTGTTTTTTTAGTCACGATGACTTGCTTTCTTTCGTCATTTGAGTGATGTATTTTTTATCCAGGGAACATGACTATGGGAATCTCTATTCGTGCCTATGCCCGCCACCGTGGGGTGTCGGATACTGCTGTGCGCAAAGCTATAAAAACAGGTCGTATTACAAAAGAGAGCGATGGTTCCATCGATATAGAAAAAGCCGATAAAGAATGGCAAATAAATACGGAGTCTACTTTTTCAAATCTATCGAAAACAGTTAGCAAAGCGAATAAGCCGAAGTCGCGTCCTATTTCTCAAGAGGCGATGGACGCCGTTGACGATACGCTGAAAGAAAAACCTGGAAGTACAACAACGTATGTGCAAGCACGGACAGCAAACGAGATTCTTAAAGCGCAGACACAACGCGTTAAATTAGCGGAATTAAAAAAAGAACTGGTCAATCGAGATAAAGCCGTGGCGCATGTGTTTCGACTTGCGCGAGAAGAGCGCGATGCATGGCAACGATGGCCGTCACGTATTGCTGCTGAAATGGCTTCACAATTAGCGGTCGACCAACACACCTTACACACATTACTGGATCGCTATGTCCTACAACATCTCTCTGAACTGGCTGATATAACCGTAACATTCGATGGTCGATAATTATGATGGCTTTGTTGATATTGAAAAGGCGTGGTCTGATGGACTCACACCCGATCCGCTTTTACTTGTATCAGAGTGGGCAGACAAATACCGAGTATTACCCGCGAAAAGCTC
Protein-coding regions in this window:
- a CDS encoding DUF3489 domain-containing protein, with the protein product MIKLTNTQTTILSNAAQRETGSIYPLPNTINKGIESRVINSLLKKKFIDEKNGDHTINANGFKAIGLAPKEKTRTSKNDIILQLVSAKEGATLKALCEATSWQKHSVRGAISTLKSKGHTIISSRDSDGSRKYTLKKDNTH
- a CDS encoding elements of external origin, translated to MGISIRAYARHRGVSDTAVRKAIKTGRITKESDGSIDIEKADKEWQINTESTFSNLSKTVSKANKPKSRPISQEAMDAVDDTLKEKPGSTTTYVQARTANEILKAQTQRVKLAELKKELVNRDKAVAHVFRLAREERDAWQRWPSRIAAEMASQLAVDQHTLHTLLDRYVLQHLSELADITVTFDGR